TTGAGCGGGACCCGGTCACCCTGAGGCCGGTCTACACCGCCGACCCTGAACGCCGCTATCCGGTCAAGTTCTTCGTGGAGGGCCGCGAGTACAAGCTGCTGGGCCTGTTCCCCACCAACATCCATCTCTTCGGCCTGGAGCCGGGCAGCGACGGGACCTTCTACCTGCTGGGGACGGACCGCTTGGGCCGCGACATGTGGTCTCGGATCATGTACGGCACCCGTATCTCGACCTCTATCGGGCTGGTGGGGGTGTCCCTGAGCTTCATATTGGGCCTGATCCTCGGCGGCTTCTCCGGCCTCTACGGCGGCGTCTTCGACACCATCGTCCAACGTGTGATCGAGGTGCTGCGATCCATCCCCACTGTTCCCTTGTGGCTCGGGTTGAGCGCCGCCATCCCCAAAGACTGGCCCCAGGTCAGGGTCTACTTTGCCATCACCATCATCCTGTCCCTGGTCGGCTGGACCGGGCTGGCCCGCGTAGTGCGGGGGCGCTTCCTGTCCCTCAGGGAGGAGGACTTCGTCATGGCAGCCCGGGTCTCAGGTGCTGGGGACGGGCGCATCGTGTTCACTCACCTCATCCCCTCCATCCTCAGTCACATCATTGCTTCCATCACCATCAGCATCCCCGGCATGATACTGGCCGAGACGGGCCTCTCCTTCCTTGGCTTGGGGTTGAGGCCGCCGACTATCAGTTGGGGCGTCCTCCTTCAGGAGGCGCAGAATGTGCGCACGGTTGCGCTGGCCCCCTGGCTCATGATACCTGGCTTCTTCGTCATCATCACCGTGTTATGCTTCAACTTCATGGGCGACGGGCTGCGAGACGCAGCTGACCCCTACTCTCGCTAGACTCGCTTCCAGGCGCATCTCTGGAGGAGGGCACTGCCTGTAGTGCCCTCCCTTGATTCCCGTGGCGTTCCCGACCGGCCAGAGAGCGTCACGGCCATGACACCGGAGGCAAGCAGTGATAGCCCGCGATCGGACGCTGACGCTGTCCGCCTTGGCGGATCGTTTGATCGAGGCCTGCGCCGACCCTAGGTATGTCGAGCGCAAGGCGATGTGGACGAGGCATCAGCACCTGCAGAAGGTGGAGAAGGTGCCGGTCCACGTACACCTCCCCGTCAACGGTGGATACTCCACCGTATGGCAGGAGATCATCCCCGCCGAGGAGCTGACCTACTCGGAGGGGTTGGCCCGCAGCGTGGAGCTGCAACTCCGTCAGCGCCTCTACAAGCACGAGATGATCCCAGATGATGATGTGATCCTGCCCGTGATCAGCGTGTCCGCCGTGTTCCGGACGCCCGTGGACGAGATGTGGGGAGTGCCGCTGCGGCGCCGCGAGGCGGACATGAGCTATGCCGTCGGAGGCGCCTACAAGCCCGTTCCCATCATCGAGACCGAGGCCGACCTGTATCGGCTGAGCTATCCCCCGGTGGATATTGACTTCGACGAGACCCGGCGCCGGGTAGAGGAGGCCCAGGAACTGGTGGATGGCAAGCTCCCGGTCATCGTCTCTGCCAACCGCGTCGGGGCTAGCCCCTTCGAGGTGGTGGTGCGGCTCCGGGGGATGGATAGCCTGCTCTTCGACTTCGTGGACAACCCCAGCCTAGTGCACCGGCTCATGGACCTCGTCACCACCGGCATGGAGAAGTTCCTGCTGGAAGTGGACCGGATGAGACTCTTCGACGTACCGGCCTCCTGGCTTGGATGCCGGGTGCACTACGAGGAGCTCGGGCCTGAAGTCCTGCAGAGCTCGAGTGGGATAGACAAGGCCTGGGTGTACATCTCGGCGCAGAGCGCTGCTTCCATCTCTCCAGCCATGTTCGATGAGTTCCTGCAGCCCTACCACGAACGCCTCGCCCGCCTCTACACCCCCGGCCGCGTCTACTTCCACGGCTGCGAGGACCTGACCCACAAGTACAGGGTGGTCAAGAAGACGCCGGGCCTGCGCCGCTTCCACGTGTCACCTTGGTCAGACTTCGCTTCGCTGGGCCCCGAGATCGGCCGCGACTGCGTCATCGAGAAGCACGTACACCCGGCGGATAACATCCTCACCTTCACCGAGGAGCAGATGCGAGCCGAGCTGGAGGCGCTCATGCAGGTGGGCGCTG
This genomic window from Anaerolineae bacterium contains:
- a CDS encoding ABC transporter permease — its product is MAEDTKTTLEQVPEKEPEVAPEEAERLFVASQWQLMWWRFRRHKLALVSVVVVVLLYLIAIFVEFLATYDPYRHQTQWVFAPPQVPRVGMVDGRLSVYVLGLDLERDPVTLRPVYTADPERRYPVKFFVEGREYKLLGLFPTNIHLFGLEPGSDGTFYLLGTDRLGRDMWSRIMYGTRISTSIGLVGVSLSFILGLILGGFSGLYGGVFDTIVQRVIEVLRSIPTVPLWLGLSAAIPKDWPQVRVYFAITIILSLVGWTGLARVVRGRFLSLREEDFVMAARVSGAGDGRIVFTHLIPSILSHIIASITISIPGMILAETGLSFLGLGLRPPTISWGVLLQEAQNVRTVALAPWLMIPGFFVIITVLCFNFMGDGLRDAADPYSR